A window of Methylocaldum szegediense genomic DNA:
CGCATTGGCTATTGCGGGATGCAACAACGTTGGCACTGAGGGGCAGAAGGGTGCGACAAGCACGGCCACGGTACCGACCGCTGAGAACGCGGTTGCCGTGGTTAATGGCAGACCGATCAGCAGGACCGCAGTCGAGATTTTATCGGCCGAAGTGGCGCAGCGTCGCGGAGACAGTGGCATTTCCGACGAACAAATCGTTGAAGAGTTGATCAAACGGGAACTCCTGAGCCAAGAAGCTGAGGCTCAGCAACTGACCAAGGATCCGAAGTACGCCGCCCGCCTGGAAAATGCGAATCGCATGATGTTGTCGCAAATCGCGGCAGAACATTTCATCAATACCGCCGCAATTTCCGATGAAGACTTAAAGAAAGAATATGACCAGCGCGTCGGTTCGTTGAAAATGACCGAGTACAAAGCCCGGCATATTCTTGTGGATAGCGAGCAAGCGGCGAAGGATGTAATCAAGAAACTTCAAAAAGGAGAGAAGTTCGCCGATCTTGCGAAAAAAGTTTCTAAAGACCCCGGGTCCAAAGGAAGCGGTGGAGACTTAGGTTGGTTTAACCCACAGCAGATGGTACCGCCTTTCGCGAACGCGGTTGTCTCGTTAAAGAATGGCGAATTGACTCAAACACCAGTTCAGACTCAGTTCGGCTGGCACGTAATTCTGCGCGAAGATTCGCGTGAGCAACCGCCGCCAGCTTTTGATGCGGTCAAGGATCAACTTCGATCCATGATGCAGACCCAGCGGCTGCAGCAGCATATCGGCGAGCTGAAAGCGAAAGCGAAAATAGAACAGTTCGAGAAGCCGGCTGAAAGTCCTAAAACCGATTCGCCAAAGCAGCCGGGCGCGGAACCGGAAAAGCCTTCGGAGAGCCCAGCGGCCAAGCCGTCGGATCAGGAGCAGGAAGGCGGTCCCGCGGACCAGGCCCCTGAATCGCAGGAACCAGTCGAATAATTACTTGAATTCTCGGTAGAGCCGGACGTTTTTTCGCCGGCTCTACGAGTCTTTGCCGGCAGCTCCTAAAATCCTTCGACTTCGCACGAGTCTTCTCAGCCGGACTGTCCTGTACACGCCAAAGGTACGGGAACGGTGTTCTAAAAGCCGGCGACGTACTGCCGCGGCGCATCTTGTAAGCTCGCTTCGATAAAACCGTAGCTGACAACGCAATTTCGGCCGTTATTCTTTGCTTGATACAAAGCCTTATCGGCCGTCTCGATTAGCCTGGCCGCGGTAGCATCGATACTACTGACTTGTGTTGGGTCCAAAGTGGCTACGCCGATGGACACGCTTATCCTCAATACCTCACCCTCCCTGTCGATGAAATTGCAATCAGCGATGCGCCGACGGATGCGTTCTGCGACTTCAGCGGCAGCCTGATTGTTGGTTCCCGTCGAAAGGAGAGCTATGAATTCCTCGCCGCCATATCGGGCCAACACGTCGCTGTTGCGCAGCATGGATCGGATTGTCTGTGCGACACCGACCAGCACTTGGTCGCCGCATTGATGCCCGTAACAGTCGTTGACAGTCTTAAAATGATCGATATCCAAGAATAAACAGGATAGACATTCGCCACGGCGCAGTGCGTGGTCAACTTCCTCACTGATGCGTTGTTCGAAATAGCGCCGATTGTTGACGCCGGTTAGCGTGTCGATGAGACTGGTTCGCCGCAGCAGCTCAAAGTTCAAGGTATTTTCCAGACATACACTGAGCACGCATGCTAGATGATCCAGAAAATCCGTAGCCATTTGCTCGCAAAACCGGGCCGTGTCAGCACTCGCAAGATTTAGGCTGCCCATGAGCTTGCCTCGGCGATAGAGCGGCAGGAGCGCGACGCTGGACAGGGTACCATCAGGCAAGTGTGGGAAAAACGCGGCGCAAATATCTGGCTTATAGCGTCCTAGATAAGGCCTCAGAGTCTTGCGAAATGTTCGGTCCAGAAGTTTGCCGTTGGGCAACAATATGAGATTTGGTAATTTGTCGACGTTTAGGCCATCCTCTTCAAGGAAGCGTTTCAGCTCGCCTTTTTCATCAACCAGGGCGAAGCTGACGGCATCGAGCTCGAAGAGAATGCGCGTGTCTTCCAACGCCTGATCGACCAGTTCACGCAAAGAATTCAGTGTGAGCAGAGCCATTTCCAGTGTTTGGAAGCGATGTAGTTTGATCTGGTTCTGCCGAATGCGATCGACGAGATTATCCAGATGGCTCTGTAGGACGCATAATTTCGTGTAAAGCTCGTCCAAGCTCGAGGTCCTTCCGCGGGTTGGGCTCAAAACGTCAACCCCAAAAGCCTAGCATAAGTTCTTATAAGCGCTCTCTCGAGCCTGCGTGATTTTGTGCGGCAACTTTATCGGAAATATGGGGGAATCGCCCCGGCGCTTGTCGATCAATAGACACTTCTAGAAAACTCCATTCCGAGTGCTTCTTGTGGTTATCCCGTCCGTGTTACACAGCCCTTCTCAGGCTACCATGCGGGGATTCCTAAGAGCTTACTTTCGAGCGGTTGTCCTCTCAACTGAGCCCCGAACGCCATCGTGGGTTTGGGAATGGCTCAGCCGCTCATCTCGCTGCTACAGACAAGAGAGGATCTCAGGCACCTACCAGCAGTTCGAAGTGTTTCTAGATACCCACAGAACGTACGCTATGAGCCCGGGCAGTTGCAGCCAAGCTTGAAAGGGAGGGGATCAAAGGAGTATTGTATACGACGATTAAGACGTGTCTTCGGGCCGGTAGCTCAGCTGGGAGAGCGCTGCGTTCGCAATGCAGAGGTCGGGAGTTCGATCCTCCTCCGGTCCACCAACATTAGAGAGGCGAACCGTTCACGGTTGGCCTTTTTCTTTGTGCGCTCGCGTGGGTCCGCGGGGGCTCATGCGCGCTTC
This region includes:
- a CDS encoding peptidylprolyl isomerase, coding for MKNYILVAAIASALAIAGCNNVGTEGQKGATSTATVPTAENAVAVVNGRPISRTAVEILSAEVAQRRGDSGISDEQIVEELIKRELLSQEAEAQQLTKDPKYAARLENANRMMLSQIAAEHFINTAAISDEDLKKEYDQRVGSLKMTEYKARHILVDSEQAAKDVIKKLQKGEKFADLAKKVSKDPGSKGSGGDLGWFNPQQMVPPFANAVVSLKNGELTQTPVQTQFGWHVILREDSREQPPPAFDAVKDQLRSMMQTQRLQQHIGELKAKAKIEQFEKPAESPKTDSPKQPGAEPEKPSESPAAKPSDQEQEGGPADQAPESQEPVE
- a CDS encoding sensor domain-containing diguanylate cyclase; this encodes MDELYTKLCVLQSHLDNLVDRIRQNQIKLHRFQTLEMALLTLNSLRELVDQALEDTRILFELDAVSFALVDEKGELKRFLEEDGLNVDKLPNLILLPNGKLLDRTFRKTLRPYLGRYKPDICAAFFPHLPDGTLSSVALLPLYRRGKLMGSLNLASADTARFCEQMATDFLDHLACVLSVCLENTLNFELLRRTSLIDTLTGVNNRRYFEQRISEEVDHALRRGECLSCLFLDIDHFKTVNDCYGHQCGDQVLVGVAQTIRSMLRNSDVLARYGGEEFIALLSTGTNNQAAAEVAERIRRRIADCNFIDREGEVLRISVSIGVATLDPTQVSSIDATAARLIETADKALYQAKNNGRNCVVSYGFIEASLQDAPRQYVAGF